Proteins from one Streptomyces genisteinicus genomic window:
- a CDS encoding S66 peptidase family protein, whose protein sequence is MSVPPLIRPPRLTPGARVAVVAPSGPVPGERLDAGLDVLRGWGLDPVVMPHVLGTHPSLPYLAGDDAARARDLTDAWCDPTVSAVFCARGGYGVQRMADLVDWTAIRAAGPKILVGYSDITALHEAFAVRAGIATLHGPMPGALTFLKDTRTQEHLRATLFDPESVRTVEALPGARAMVPGRATGVTLGGCLALLAGDLAVPHTRTSARGGILLLEDVGEEDYRIDRMLTQLLRADWLTGVAGVVLGSWAECGDYPAVRAVLLDRLGGLGVPVVEEFGFGHGESALTMPLGVPAVLDAGELTLTLREPALDTAAP, encoded by the coding sequence ATGAGCGTGCCCCCGCTGATCCGCCCGCCGCGCCTGACCCCGGGCGCGCGGGTCGCCGTCGTCGCCCCCAGCGGCCCCGTCCCCGGCGAGCGCCTCGACGCGGGGCTCGACGTACTGCGCGGCTGGGGCCTGGACCCGGTCGTGATGCCGCACGTCCTCGGCACCCACCCGTCGCTGCCCTACCTCGCCGGCGACGACGCGGCGCGCGCCCGCGACCTGACCGACGCCTGGTGCGACCCCACGGTCTCGGCCGTGTTCTGCGCCCGCGGCGGCTACGGCGTGCAGCGCATGGCCGACCTCGTCGACTGGACGGCCATCCGCGCGGCCGGACCCAAGATCCTCGTCGGATACAGCGACATCACCGCACTCCACGAGGCGTTCGCCGTCCGCGCGGGCATCGCCACCCTCCACGGGCCCATGCCGGGCGCGCTGACGTTCCTCAAGGACACCCGCACCCAGGAGCACCTGCGGGCCACCCTGTTCGACCCGGAGTCCGTGCGCACCGTCGAAGCCCTGCCGGGCGCCCGCGCCATGGTCCCGGGCCGGGCCACCGGGGTCACCCTCGGCGGCTGCCTCGCGCTCCTCGCCGGGGACCTCGCCGTCCCGCACACCCGGACCTCGGCGCGCGGCGGGATCCTGCTCCTGGAGGACGTCGGGGAGGAGGACTACCGCATCGACCGGATGCTCACCCAGCTGCTGCGCGCCGACTGGCTGACCGGCGTCGCGGGCGTGGTGCTCGGCTCCTGGGCGGAGTGCGGCGACTACCCGGCGGTCCGCGCGGTCCTGCTGGACCGGCTGGGCGGCCTGGGCGTCCCCGTCGTCGAGGAGTTCGGCTTCGGCCACGGCGAGTCGGCGCTGACCATGCCGCTCGGCGTGCCCGCCGTGCTGGACGCCGGGGAACTGACGCTGACCCTGCGGGAACCCGCCCTGGACACCGCCGCCCCGTGA
- a CDS encoding GNAT family N-acetyltransferase, protein MPRTPSAPGSGPHTAVGDRTALRPVTLADGPEFTAQARRSTALHRPWLFPPQTDEAYAAWAGRLVGDPDRAGYLVHERATGELAGFLTVNNIVGGAFQCGALGYGAFTGAAGRGLMGEALGLLVGHAFGPLGLHRLEANIQPGNAASIGLVRAAGFRLEGFSPDFLCIDGAWRDHQRWALTREMTASDGR, encoded by the coding sequence ATGCCCCGCACACCGTCCGCCCCCGGCAGCGGCCCGCACACCGCCGTCGGCGACCGCACCGCCCTGCGGCCCGTCACCCTCGCCGACGGGCCGGAGTTCACCGCGCAGGCCCGGCGGAGCACCGCGCTCCACCGGCCCTGGCTCTTCCCGCCGCAGACCGACGAGGCGTACGCCGCCTGGGCGGGGCGTCTCGTCGGCGACCCGGACCGGGCCGGCTACCTGGTCCACGAACGCGCCACCGGGGAGCTCGCCGGCTTCCTCACCGTCAACAACATCGTGGGCGGAGCCTTCCAGTGCGGTGCCCTCGGCTACGGAGCCTTCACCGGCGCCGCGGGACGCGGCCTGATGGGCGAGGCCCTCGGCCTCCTCGTCGGCCACGCCTTCGGACCGCTCGGGCTGCACCGCCTGGAGGCCAACATCCAGCCGGGCAACGCCGCCTCGATCGGCCTGGTCCGCGCGGCGGGCTTCCGGCTGGAGGGGTTCTCGCCCGACTTCCTGTGCATCGACGGCGCGTGGCGCGACCACCAGCGCTGGGCACTGACCCGCGAGATGACCGCGTCCGACGGGCGCTGA